One window of the Candidatus Yanofskybacteria bacterium genome contains the following:
- a CDS encoding preprotein translocase subunit SecA, whose translation MSFLSKIFGDANQRYIDSLKPIVQKINDLEKEFEKFLDIDLKNKTQEFRGRLARGETLDDILPEAFALVREASKRTLGQRHFDVQLMGGIVLHRGGISEMRTGEGKTIVATLPTYLNAISGKGVHVVSVNDFLVRRDAAWMGQIYNFLGLSVACINHESSYIYDPTHQNKNDELDKERDTEGNFKVVHEFLKPVTRKEAYLADITYGTNNEYGFDYLRDNMAYSVEGMAQRPYHNFAIVDEVDSILIDEARTPLIISAPDAESTKLYETFSKVVPNLVENEDYNVDEKLKAISITEQGIEKVEKILGISNIYDEGGVRHVHHLEQALKANVIFKLDRDYVVKNGEVIIVDEFTGRLMPGRRWSEGLHQAVEAKEGVIVQKESRTLATITFQNYFRLYDKLSGMTGTAQTSAEEFHKVYNIDVVLIPTHRPMVRKDLSDKIYKTEAGKFRAVAREIKERHELGQPVLVGTVSIEKNELLAAMLSREGVPHNVLNAKNHEREAEITAQAGRPGAVTVATNMAGRGVDIILGGNPPDKEAQDKAKEVGGLHVIGTERHEARRIDDQLRGRAGRQGDPGSSQFFVSTEDDLARIFGGDRLRSIMDRLGVSEDDVIENKFVSNAIQQAQTKIEGHHFDSRKHVLEYDDVMNKHRKAIYQLRKDILFSESSTAIVAEYLENLIMNVVGQHFATEGDPNIEEISETIQAVANKDPELHGKLIELSKDGQQVVTNYLFDYVHAKYEAHEKEVGSENMRKLERHVLLRTIDELWMDHIDTMEYLRDSVNLRAYGQRDPLVEYKVEAQKLFATLTETIKHQVANLIFKVGFVQQPKEVKMEEGRANIGMEKTAAQTESEKNNQPVKKDEHEVGRNDPCWCGSGKKFKKCHGA comes from the coding sequence ATGTCGTTTCTGTCTAAAATATTCGGCGATGCTAATCAAAGATATATTGATTCGCTAAAGCCTATTGTTCAAAAGATAAATGATCTCGAGAAAGAATTCGAGAAGTTTTTGGATATAGATCTAAAAAATAAGACTCAAGAATTCAGAGGACGTCTCGCCAGGGGCGAGACGTTAGATGACATTCTGCCAGAAGCCTTCGCGCTGGTGCGCGAAGCTTCCAAAAGGACCCTAGGTCAAAGACATTTCGATGTTCAGCTAATGGGTGGCATCGTTCTACATAGAGGTGGCATATCTGAGATGAGAACTGGAGAGGGTAAGACTATAGTGGCTACTCTGCCGACTTATCTTAATGCTATCTCTGGTAAGGGCGTGCACGTAGTTTCCGTAAATGACTTTTTGGTTCGTCGCGATGCGGCTTGGATGGGGCAAATATACAATTTTCTTGGATTGTCGGTGGCCTGCATCAATCATGAGTCTAGTTATATTTATGATCCTACCCATCAAAATAAGAATGACGAGCTAGACAAGGAAAGAGACACCGAGGGTAATTTTAAAGTTGTTCATGAATTTTTGAAACCAGTTACAAGAAAAGAAGCTTACCTAGCTGATATAACTTATGGCACTAATAATGAATACGGTTTTGATTATCTCCGCGACAATATGGCCTACAGCGTTGAAGGTATGGCTCAGAGGCCATATCACAACTTTGCCATTGTCGACGAGGTCGACTCTATATTAATCGATGAGGCCCGCACGCCCTTAATTATATCTGCACCCGACGCCGAATCAACCAAACTCTATGAGACTTTTTCTAAAGTAGTTCCGAATTTAGTTGAGAACGAGGATTATAATGTTGATGAAAAGTTAAAGGCCATTTCAATAACTGAGCAGGGCATCGAAAAAGTAGAAAAAATACTTGGCATTAGTAATATCTACGACGAAGGCGGCGTGCGCCATGTCCATCACTTAGAGCAGGCTCTTAAGGCTAATGTTATTTTTAAACTTGATCGCGATTATGTCGTAAAAAATGGAGAGGTAATTATCGTGGATGAATTTACGGGTCGTCTGATGCCAGGCCGGCGTTGGTCCGAAGGCCTACATCAAGCCGTCGAAGCCAAAGAAGGCGTAATTGTTCAGAAAGAATCAAGAACTTTAGCCACGATTACTTTCCAAAACTATTTTAGACTCTATGATAAATTATCGGGTATGACTGGTACGGCTCAGACCTCGGCCGAAGAATTTCATAAAGTATACAATATTGATGTTGTGCTAATCCCTACGCATCGGCCCATGGTCAGAAAGGATTTGTCCGATAAAATATATAAAACCGAAGCCGGTAAATTTAGAGCTGTAGCCAGAGAAATCAAAGAAAGACATGAGCTTGGCCAGCCAGTTCTAGTCGGAACCGTGTCCATTGAGAAGAACGAATTGCTGGCGGCAATGCTTAGCCGCGAAGGTGTGCCACACAATGTATTAAATGCTAAGAATCATGAACGAGAAGCCGAGATTACGGCTCAGGCGGGCCGACCAGGGGCGGTAACTGTTGCTACCAACATGGCTGGTCGCGGTGTGGACATAATTCTTGGAGGCAATCCACCAGACAAGGAAGCTCAGGATAAGGCCAAAGAAGTTGGCGGCTTACACGTAATTGGCACTGAAAGGCACGAGGCTAGGAGAATCGATGATCAGCTGCGCGGCCGCGCCGGTCGTCAAGGCGATCCCGGTTCGTCTCAGTTCTTTGTTTCAACCGAAGATGACCTGGCTCGTATATTTGGCGGCGACCGCCTCAGATCAATAATGGATCGCCTTGGCGTTAGCGAAGACGATGTCATCGAGAACAAATTTGTTTCAAATGCTATTCAACAAGCCCAAACCAAGATTGAAGGTCATCATTTTGATTCCAGAAAACATGTTTTGGAATATGACGATGTAATGAATAAACATCGCAAGGCGATATATCAGCTTCGAAAAGATATATTGTTTTCTGAATCGAGTACGGCCATAGTTGCGGAGTATTTGGAAAATTTAATAATGAACGTCGTTGGTCAGCATTTTGCGACGGAAGGGGATCCGAATATCGAAGAAATCTCAGAGACTATCCAGGCGGTGGCTAATAAAGACCCAGAATTGCATGGCAAGTTGATTGAATTATCTAAGGATGGTCAGCAAGTGGTGACTAATTATCTATTCGATTATGTGCATGCGAAATATGAAGCTCACGAGAAAGAGGTTGGTTCTGAGAATATGCGAAAGCTCGAACGGCATGTATTACTGAGAACTATAGATGAGCTTTGGATGGATCACATCGACACCATGGAATATCTGCGTGACTCGGTTAATCTGAGGGCTTATGGTCAAAGAGATCCGCTCGTGGAGTACAAAGTCGAAGCTCAAAAATTATTCGCTACATTGACTGAGACAATTAAGCATCAGGTGGCTAATCTAATATTCAAAGTTGGTTTTGTCCAACAACCTAAAGAAGTGAAAATGGAAGAAGGTCGAGCTAATATTGGTATGGAAAAAACTGCAGCTCAAACAGAATCGGAGAAGAATAATCAGCCAGTCAAAAAAGATGAGCATGAGGTTGGCCGCAATGATCCCTGCTGGTGCGGCTCCGGCAAAAAATTCAAGAAGTGCCATGGAGCGTAG
- a CDS encoding methyltransferase: MARSLRRIYISGMGPTSKNKNVRLMSPKFTEKLNCRVCDSQNFTEILNLGQMPMANAFRSKENLEKPELKFPLSLRFCRNCSLVQLAHTVNPKLLFENYSYLTSASKPLADHFVELAKDLAKKYVHSEDDLVVEIGSNDGVLLEAIKDKCHVLGIEPAKNVCALSTKRGVETLCNFFDSRLAIRISKEYGQAKVIIANNVVAHIDNAKDLVEGVKKLMSNDGVFVFEVHWVGNLIGKGGFDQIYHEHLSYFSLHAIQQLCKRSGLKLVDAKLVPIHGESLQCHIKIKGKPSAAVKNILNKEKRLGLHKITTYRKFGEKVEKSKKQLCQILNEIKKNEKTVIGYGAPAKGNTLLNYFGIGPKSIDYIIDTTSFKQGMFTPGAKIQIMHPNKIQEKKPDYVLLLSWNYAKEILEKEKTLRASGVKFIIPVPHVRII; the protein is encoded by the coding sequence ATGGCAAGAAGCCTTAGAAGAATATATATCAGCGGAATGGGGCCCACATCTAAAAACAAAAACGTCCGATTAATGTCGCCAAAATTTACAGAAAAACTTAATTGTAGAGTCTGCGATTCTCAAAATTTTACTGAGATTCTGAATCTTGGGCAGATGCCCATGGCTAATGCTTTCCGATCAAAAGAGAATCTAGAAAAACCTGAATTGAAATTCCCGTTATCTTTGCGATTTTGCAGAAATTGCTCTTTGGTTCAATTAGCCCACACAGTGAACCCAAAACTGCTATTCGAAAACTACAGCTATTTAACCTCGGCTAGTAAGCCGTTGGCCGATCACTTTGTAGAATTAGCCAAGGATTTGGCAAAAAAATATGTCCACAGCGAAGACGACTTAGTGGTTGAGATAGGAAGTAATGATGGGGTGCTCCTAGAAGCTATAAAAGACAAGTGCCATGTCTTAGGAATCGAGCCGGCTAAAAATGTTTGCGCCCTCTCGACCAAACGAGGCGTTGAAACTCTATGCAATTTCTTCGATTCCCGACTTGCGATAAGAATATCTAAAGAATATGGCCAAGCGAAAGTTATTATCGCCAATAACGTCGTGGCCCACATTGATAACGCGAAAGATCTAGTCGAGGGAGTAAAAAAGCTAATGTCCAATGATGGCGTTTTTGTTTTCGAAGTTCATTGGGTCGGAAATCTAATTGGGAAAGGTGGATTTGATCAGATTTATCACGAGCATCTCTCATATTTCTCTTTGCATGCTATTCAGCAACTATGCAAACGCTCTGGTCTCAAGCTTGTGGATGCTAAGCTCGTCCCGATTCACGGAGAATCACTACAATGCCATATTAAAATAAAAGGCAAACCAAGTGCGGCTGTAAAAAATATACTCAATAAAGAAAAAAGGTTGGGATTACATAAAATTACAACCTACCGCAAATTCGGCGAGAAAGTCGAAAAAAGTAAAAAACAGCTTTGCCAAATTCTAAATGAGATTAAGAAGAATGAGAAAACCGTAATTGGATATGGGGCACCGGCGAAAGGCAATACATTACTGAATTATTTCGGTATCGGTCCAAAATCCATAGACTACATAATCGACACCACGTCCTTTAAACAGGGCATGTTCACTCCCGGTGCTAAAATTCAAATTATGCACCCGAATAAGATCCAAGAGAAAAAGCCGGACTACGTACTTCTTCTCTCATGGAATTATGCCAAAGAGATACTAGAGAAAGAGAAAACCCTTCGAGCCTCTGGTGTTAAGTTCATCATTCCAGTCCCTCACGTAAGAATTATCTAG
- the raiA gene encoding ribosome-associated translation inhibitor RaiA — MRIDIFAKNLELTDPIKVFIENKIGGLEKLFKPNDNVSARVEISRTTKRHKSGEVFYAEANFNAGGQLLRANAEDLDVRNAITNVKDALKIEIKKFKERKKDLKRKPKK, encoded by the coding sequence ATGAGAATAGATATATTTGCGAAAAACCTAGAACTTACCGATCCGATAAAAGTATTTATCGAGAATAAAATTGGTGGGCTAGAGAAGCTATTTAAACCGAATGACAATGTCTCAGCTAGGGTCGAGATCTCTCGGACCACTAAGCGCCATAAATCAGGTGAGGTTTTTTATGCCGAAGCCAATTTTAACGCTGGTGGACAGCTCTTGCGTGCTAATGCTGAAGATCTTGATGTCAGGAATGCAATCACGAATGTTAAGGATGCCTTGAAGATAGAAATAAAAAAGTTTAAAGAGAGAAAGAAGGATCTTAAACGAAAACCAAAAAAATAA
- the rfbC gene encoding dTDP-4-dehydrorhamnose 3,5-epimerase has product MTIEKTEIADILIVTPEVMGDERGFFVEVYKKSLFKELGIGEDFVQDNHSRSARNVLRGLHFQWEPPMGKLMRVTVGSAFLVAVDIRKDSPTVGKWIGVEASAENRKQVYAPAGFARGFCVLSDVAEVQYKCTGEYNKNAESGILWNDPAIGIKWPIETPILSEKDAKAQTLASWLDRPEAKLF; this is encoded by the coding sequence ATGACCATAGAAAAAACGGAAATAGCCGACATTCTTATCGTGACCCCTGAAGTGATGGGAGATGAGCGAGGTTTTTTTGTCGAGGTTTATAAGAAAAGCCTATTTAAAGAGCTGGGGATTGGGGAGGATTTCGTCCAAGACAATCATTCAAGGTCGGCTAGGAATGTTCTAAGAGGACTTCACTTTCAGTGGGAGCCGCCGATGGGGAAGCTCATGCGAGTCACCGTGGGAAGTGCTTTTCTTGTCGCAGTAGATATAAGAAAGGACTCGCCCACCGTCGGTAAGTGGATTGGGGTAGAGGCAAGTGCTGAAAACAGAAAACAGGTTTACGCTCCGGCCGGATTTGCTAGGGGGTTTTGCGTTTTGAGTGACGTGGCGGAAGTTCAGTATAAGTGCACGGGAGAATACAACAAGAATGCTGAATCGGGGATTCTTTGGAATGATCCTGCCATAGGTATTAAATGGCCGATAGAGACGCCAATACTTTCCGAAAAAGACGCCAAGGCTCAGACATTAGCTAGCTGGTTGGACAGGCCGGAGGCTAAATTGTTTTAG
- the secD gene encoding protein translocase subunit SecD, whose amino-acid sequence MKNSYKLIIIIVASLVLFAFVYPQGVNRVIDKFNQKTNLSIYKVFDKPFSLGLDLLGGTHLLYQADLSKIDASGRSDAMQGVRDVIERRVNYFGVAEPVVQVSGADRLIVELAGVSDVKTAIQMIGETPFLEFKEQKINYNEIVTAQQQGKMLDVDPFQSTGLNGRHLTRAQVTFDQTTYASQVSLELNAEGTKLFAEITKRNLGKVVPIYLDGTPISIPTVQSEIPDGKAVITGKFNPQEAKMLATRLNSGALPVPINLISQQTIGSSLGADSLAKSLAAGVWGLILVGLYMIVYYRLPGLVAVAALLVYTLIVLSIYKLLPVTLTLAGISGFIITLGMAVDANVLIFARMREELKAGRTLNQSIHEGFSRAWLSIRDGHVTTLIGAVVLYMFTTSIVKGFALTLGIGVLTSLFTATVISRIFLEIFTGPRFENKKSLF is encoded by the coding sequence ATGAAAAACTCTTACAAGTTAATCATCATCATCGTCGCATCGCTAGTATTGTTTGCATTCGTTTATCCTCAGGGGGTAAATAGGGTGATAGATAAATTTAATCAGAAAACTAACCTCAGTATATATAAGGTTTTCGATAAGCCATTTAGTCTCGGTTTAGATTTGCTTGGTGGAACACACCTTTTGTATCAGGCTGACTTATCTAAGATTGACGCATCTGGTAGAAGTGACGCCATGCAAGGAGTTAGAGACGTAATAGAGAGAAGAGTGAATTATTTCGGTGTCGCCGAACCAGTGGTTCAGGTAAGTGGTGCAGATAGGTTGATAGTCGAGCTTGCTGGTGTAAGCGACGTCAAGACCGCTATCCAAATGATTGGAGAGACGCCATTTCTAGAATTCAAAGAACAGAAGATAAACTATAATGAGATTGTTACTGCACAACAGCAGGGTAAAATGCTTGATGTCGATCCCTTCCAGAGCACTGGCTTAAATGGTAGACATCTTACCAGGGCTCAAGTTACTTTCGATCAAACAACTTATGCTTCGCAAGTTAGCCTAGAACTTAACGCCGAAGGCACAAAATTGTTTGCTGAAATAACCAAGAGAAATTTAGGCAAGGTAGTCCCAATATATTTAGATGGAACGCCGATAAGCATCCCAACAGTTCAGAGTGAGATTCCAGACGGCAAGGCCGTGATCACGGGTAAATTCAATCCTCAAGAGGCTAAGATGCTTGCTACTAGATTAAATTCTGGTGCATTGCCGGTACCAATTAATCTTATTTCTCAGCAAACTATTGGTTCTTCTCTTGGAGCCGATTCTTTGGCCAAAAGCCTTGCAGCCGGCGTGTGGGGACTAATTTTAGTCGGACTTTACATGATCGTTTATTATCGACTACCCGGCCTTGTTGCCGTGGCCGCGTTATTAGTTTACACGCTAATTGTACTATCTATATATAAATTATTGCCAGTCACCTTAACGCTAGCCGGTATCTCAGGATTCATTATCACATTAGGTATGGCCGTAGATGCTAATGTTCTGATATTCGCCCGTATGCGAGAAGAGCTCAAGGCCGGCAGAACATTAAATCAATCTATTCACGAGGGTTTTTCTAGGGCCTGGCTATCAATAAGAGATGGTCACGTGACAACTCTAATTGGTGCTGTGGTGTTATACATGTTTACGACTTCAATCGTTAAGGGTTTCGCCTTGACTCTCGGTATTGGAGTTCTGACAAGCTTGTTTACGGCGACCGTAATTAGCAGAATCTTCTTAGAAATTTTCACGGGACCGAGATTTGAGAATAAAAAATCCCTCTTCTAA
- the secF gene encoding protein translocase subunit SecF — MKPIYKIVFIFSVIITIVAIIATFSYGLKLGVDFKGGSVMELDFKGGRPEVEDIQKSLEPLALKELNLSLAGSNGVMIRSSELTEDVHQQLLDKIKLDFPKADLQEMRFDSVGPIIGQELKSKSIIAIIIVLISVIIYIALVFRKLSRTLSPWAMGVSAVAALVHDIFIPVGVFAILGHFYNIEISAVFVAAALTILGYSVSDTVVVFDRVRENIIRGKTKEDFGTTVHHSIMQTLSRSLNSTFTTLLSLIAIYIFGGETVKYFALALIIGVFLGAYSSIFIASPLLVWWTNRKHA; from the coding sequence ATGAAACCAATCTATAAAATAGTATTCATATTTTCGGTCATAATAACCATAGTTGCCATAATCGCGACATTCTCTTATGGATTGAAGCTTGGCGTCGATTTCAAGGGTGGTAGTGTCATGGAATTAGATTTCAAGGGTGGTAGGCCCGAAGTCGAAGATATTCAGAAATCCCTCGAGCCGCTCGCCTTAAAGGAGCTTAATTTAAGCTTGGCTGGTAGCAATGGAGTAATGATTAGATCTTCAGAATTGACCGAAGATGTTCATCAACAATTACTGGATAAGATCAAGTTAGATTTTCCAAAAGCCGATCTCCAAGAGATGAGATTTGATTCAGTCGGACCGATCATTGGCCAAGAACTGAAAAGTAAGAGTATCATCGCTATCATTATAGTTTTGATTTCGGTGATCATATACATAGCTCTAGTTTTCAGGAAATTATCTAGAACCCTCTCGCCATGGGCTATGGGCGTATCGGCAGTCGCAGCTCTAGTGCATGATATTTTTATTCCGGTTGGAGTATTCGCTATATTGGGGCATTTTTATAACATAGAGATAAGCGCGGTATTTGTGGCTGCGGCTTTGACCATCTTGGGCTATTCTGTCTCCGATACGGTGGTAGTGTTTGACAGGGTGAGGGAAAATATTATAAGAGGTAAGACAAAGGAGGATTTCGGTACTACAGTGCATCACAGCATTATGCAGACGTTGAGCAGGTCTCTTAACTCAACTTTTACCACTCTACTATCCCTGATAGCCATATACATATTTGGAGGCGAAACAGTTAAGTATTTCGCTTTGGCCCTCATAATAGGGGTGTTTCTAGGGGCTTATTCATCGATTTTTATAGCCTCGCCTCTGCTGGTTTGGTGGACCAATAGGAAGCATGCGTAA
- a CDS encoding NAD(P)-dependent oxidoreductase, protein MSKKIPKTIITGGDGIVGSYFNFGIKTDQKDLDITDLPETLRVIKKHKPKIIIHLAAETNLDKCEQDPQHAYFVNSIGTYNIALAAKEVGAKLIYLSTSAVFDGVKGSYSKKDISSPQNYYGRSKHLGEVMIQGILKDHLIIRACWVFGGGPAKDHKFVGKIIRQIDSPKIYALNDTYGSPTYAKDLVKEISSLIIKNAKGIVHVANKGRASRYDMVKLITKAINPKIKAVGVKSSFFKLPAKRGRDESIISSAANMRSWQEALEEYISAEWGPHLKTKTSD, encoded by the coding sequence ATGTCAAAAAAAATACCTAAAACCATAATTACCGGAGGAGATGGGATAGTCGGATCATATTTTAATTTTGGCATTAAAACTGATCAGAAAGATTTAGATATCACCGATCTACCAGAAACTCTGCGAGTTATAAAAAAACACAAACCAAAGATTATAATTCACCTCGCCGCTGAAACAAATCTGGATAAGTGCGAGCAGGATCCTCAACACGCTTATTTCGTAAATTCAATCGGGACATATAACATCGCCTTAGCCGCGAAAGAAGTAGGGGCTAAATTAATATATCTGTCCACGAGTGCAGTCTTTGACGGAGTGAAGGGATCATATTCAAAAAAAGATATTTCAAGCCCACAGAATTATTACGGCCGATCTAAGCACTTAGGAGAGGTCATGATACAAGGCATTCTTAAAGACCATCTCATTATTCGAGCCTGCTGGGTATTTGGCGGAGGACCGGCCAAAGATCATAAATTCGTGGGTAAGATAATCAGACAAATTGATAGTCCCAAGATATACGCCCTAAACGATACCTACGGGTCGCCAACCTATGCAAAGGACTTAGTAAAAGAGATCTCGTCTCTTATAATAAAAAATGCCAAGGGAATCGTTCACGTCGCAAACAAGGGTAGAGCCAGCAGATATGACATGGTAAAACTAATAACCAAGGCGATTAACCCTAAAATAAAAGCAGTCGGGGTTAAGTCAAGTTTTTTCAAACTGCCTGCGAAAAGAGGTAGGGACGAATCAATTATTTCGAGCGCTGCTAATATGCGCTCATGGCAAGAAGCCTTAGAAGAATATATATCAGCGGAATGGGGCCCACATCTAAAAACAAAAACGTCCGATTAA
- a CDS encoding NAD(P)-dependent oxidoreductase, producing the protein MKNKILISGGSGRLGKYLKSLDGKICAPTHREMDISKPESVSRAIEKHRPSVFIHCAALTGPMQCNNEPILAMLVNVVGTFNVARECAKNGIKLIYISTDYVYKGDRGGYIEEDELLPQNIYAWSKLGGECVVRAYDNSLIVRTSFSPDVFPYDRAFIDQYTSRDSLKIIAPHILKLAKISGALGVINVGTKRKTVKQLAKMLGKKDVKNITRREAMFFVPRDTSMNTKKLKEILKSI; encoded by the coding sequence ATGAAAAATAAAATATTAATTTCCGGAGGTAGCGGTCGTCTTGGTAAATATTTAAAATCCTTAGATGGTAAGATATGCGCGCCCACGCATAGGGAGATGGACATCTCAAAGCCTGAATCCGTCTCTAGGGCGATCGAGAAACACAGACCAAGCGTTTTTATTCATTGTGCAGCGTTGACGGGCCCAATGCAGTGTAATAATGAACCAATTTTGGCAATGCTTGTAAATGTGGTGGGTACCTTTAACGTCGCACGCGAGTGCGCTAAAAACGGTATAAAGCTGATTTACATATCGACAGACTACGTGTATAAAGGAGATAGAGGTGGCTATATTGAGGAAGATGAATTGCTGCCGCAAAATATATATGCTTGGTCTAAGCTGGGCGGAGAATGCGTGGTGCGGGCCTACGACAATTCTTTAATAGTAAGAACATCCTTTTCTCCCGATGTTTTTCCCTACGATAGGGCATTTATCGATCAATATACATCAAGAGATAGCTTGAAGATCATAGCTCCACATATTCTAAAACTAGCTAAAATAAGCGGAGCGTTGGGGGTTATCAATGTTGGAACAAAGAGGAAAACCGTAAAACAGCTCGCAAAGATGCTTGGGAAAAAAGATGTCAAGAATATTACGAGAAGAGAGGCGATGTTTTTCGTGCCAAGGGACACATCGATGAATACGAAAAAATTAAAGGAAATTTTAAAAAGTATCTAA
- a CDS encoding NUDIX hydrolase, whose product MVNKERFKLIPEVYLILVRDGNILLSRRFQTGYEDGRYSMVAGHADGNETMREAIAREAKEEAGIDIDSKNLKHLLTMHRWCDDHERIGFYFTTQIWNGEIKNSEPNKCDDLSWFPTDRLPENTSPYIRVAIDCYIKGETYCEFGWNR is encoded by the coding sequence ATGGTAAATAAAGAACGATTCAAATTGATCCCAGAAGTTTATCTCATTCTTGTAAGAGATGGGAATATTCTATTGTCCCGAAGATTCCAGACGGGATACGAAGATGGGAGATATAGCATGGTGGCAGGTCATGCTGATGGTAATGAGACGATGCGAGAAGCAATTGCGAGAGAAGCGAAAGAAGAGGCTGGAATTGATATTGATTCAAAAAACTTGAAGCATCTTCTGACGATGCATCGATGGTGTGATGATCATGAAAGAATTGGATTTTACTTCACGACACAGATATGGAATGGCGAAATTAAAAATTCGGAGCCGAATAAGTGTGATGATTTATCGTGGTTCCCGACGGATAGATTACCGGAAAATACAAGTCCTTATATTCGAGTTGCGATTGATTGCTATATAAAGGGAGAAACATATTGCGAATTCGGATGGAATCGGTAA
- a CDS encoding UDP-4-amino-4,6-dideoxy-N-acetyl-beta-L-altrosamine transaminase, which translates to MPKKMIFFGEPDMGSDERRAIEAVLRSNWIGFGNESIKFERELVDYLGVKDGALLNSCTAALHLALILNGVMPSDEIITTPLTFAATANVVLYMGAKPVFVDIKADTLNIDEDKIEKAITPKTKGIIVVHFGGLPCNMRAINRIARKHNIFVVEDAAHAIGARIGNRMVGDSSNITCFSFYANKNLTTADGGFLASNDSSKIKRAKILRLHGLSNDAWDRFRKRDILINEVVELGYKYNINDIVSAMGRVQLRRLEKSLSIRERYARLYDAVFSKIEGVSLQSKFQDGYRHSLHLYTLVLDPERFKVGRDEIVRALRDNGIFAVVHYKPIHLHKLYREKFGYELGNFLCAERVGSNILTLPLLPQMSQRQAQNIASVTREILQGYAKRSL; encoded by the coding sequence ATGCCTAAGAAGATGATATTTTTTGGAGAACCAGATATGGGAAGCGATGAGCGTCGCGCTATTGAGGCCGTGCTTCGCTCTAATTGGATCGGCTTTGGTAATGAAAGCATAAAATTCGAGAGAGAGTTAGTCGATTATCTTGGCGTAAAAGATGGGGCTCTATTAAATTCGTGTACAGCTGCTCTACATTTGGCGTTGATTCTCAATGGGGTTATGCCTAGTGACGAAATTATCACTACGCCATTAACATTCGCAGCTACTGCCAATGTTGTCCTGTATATGGGAGCGAAACCAGTTTTTGTGGATATTAAGGCCGATACTCTTAATATAGATGAAGATAAAATCGAGAAAGCTATTACTCCCAAAACCAAGGGCATTATCGTTGTTCATTTCGGCGGTTTGCCGTGTAATATGCGGGCTATTAATAGAATCGCACGTAAGCATAATATATTTGTTGTCGAAGACGCCGCTCATGCTATTGGAGCTAGAATCGGGAATAGAATGGTTGGAGATTCGTCCAATATCACATGTTTTAGCTTCTATGCTAACAAAAATCTTACAACTGCCGACGGAGGATTCTTGGCATCAAACGATAGTTCGAAGATCAAACGCGCAAAGATACTACGGTTACATGGGCTGAGTAATGATGCTTGGGATCGTTTTAGGAAAAGAGATATTTTAATTAATGAAGTGGTGGAGTTAGGTTATAAATACAATATTAATGATATAGTTTCTGCTATGGGAAGGGTCCAGCTGAGGAGGCTTGAGAAGAGTCTATCTATTCGTGAGAGATATGCGCGTCTGTATGATGCCGTGTTTTCTAAAATTGAGGGAGTTAGTTTGCAAAGCAAGTTTCAGGATGGGTATCGGCACTCTTTGCATCTATACACCTTGGTTCTAGATCCTGAAAGATTTAAAGTTGGCAGAGATGAAATAGTGCGGGCGCTACGTGATAATGGGATATTTGCCGTTGTTCATTATAAACCAATCCATTTGCATAAGTTGTATAGAGAAAAATTTGGCTATGAGCTCGGGAACTTTCTATGTGCCGAAAGGGTTGGTAGCAATATTTTAACCCTTCCTCTTCTACCGCAGATGAGTCAACGGCAGGCCCAGAATATAGCTTCGGTTACTCGCGAGATACTTCAGGGATATGCCAAGCGGAGTCTATAA